The Vespula vulgaris chromosome 10, iyVesVulg1.1, whole genome shotgun sequence nucleotide sequence cagGGTTCTTCTCACAAATTGcagagaataataatagaatagaataataaaattactaatCAATAATAACATAAGGCAATATGTGGAGGATTTGGCCATCACAACTGGGCCTTGCCAGCATCTGGTGCCATTCTCGAAATTCTTCACCAGTTTGGCTATGCTCACTGTTCATTACATTCAATTCTGAcactccttcctctttttctgaCGTTTCATTGTTATTAGTGAGAGACAATAATTTTGGATGGAAATTTCCATTGAGTCCTTCTACGCACTGCGTATGTAATCTTTCAAGGTCCTCTGCAGAAACTTCTTGAGGTGGATACACTGTACCATTTTGATCTTCATTGGGTTCAATTTCACAATCACTCCAGTCTATCGAACTTGGATCTAATGGTGGTAACTTTGCCAGTATCTCCTCAACCGATAAATCTTGATGTGATTGTGGTTGGTTTTGCGTACTTTGCGGACTTTCTTCGTACACTGCACTTGTTTCTTGACACTTGGATGATATTTCACAACAGTTTTCTGTAGATTTTAACCGATTTTGTAAAGAAGTTTCAGAAACTGTACTTTTGCGAGATGTATTGTTTGGAGTACAACGCAGGAACTTGGATACTTGTTCATTATTACTCCTCAAAACATCTTCCATACTTGGTGGTTCTACACTTTGACTAGGTAGAGCATTTGAATTAATGCTAGAATTTGAGCCACGTGCTTGTAAATCAGCCAGCAGTTCTTGTGTTGTCTTTAACTTAGGATTTCTTGAAATACTGGCTAGTTTTTCTTTAACACGGTCCTCTATGTATGGTTGCTTCTTTACAGACTTACTGCCTTTTTTCCTACCACGTTTTTTTGGACCTGAATCATCAGGATCAGTGGAAGACTCCACAAAATGATGGGAAATTCGTTCTTTCAATGTGGGGCTAGGCACTTGCGAATTTAAATTACCACTTATGTTTTCGCCATTCAAACGCTGTCTTTTGACAAATGGCTCACATTCTGTAATCGAGTCTGATTCATGTTCTTGATAATTGTGTTGGTCCTTACAAACATCTTTTCGAAGTCGTTTATTGGAACTGTGGGTCCGTGGCACTGCTTCTATCAAGTGATTCTGGCTCGAAGAGCCATGTGTAGGAGGTACATCCGAACTTATCCGGTGGTTGCTAGTAAGTGTAATTGACTGCTTATTTGAAGCTGCATTAGGAGACCGTGAATGATCACTATGCACAGATAGAGCTGGGCTGATAacctataaaaattaatttgtatcaTGTCAAACAATAgacaaaattaaaaggaaatgaatttacatgaaataattttttataaattaaattttttgagaaatatgatagtaaataataaaatgtaaaaactcACTCTTAAAGGAGTAGCATCCCTTAATAGAGGACTTTGAGGCTTCAAGCATCTTACAGCAGGACTTTGTGGTTTGAAACATCTTAAGGCTGGACTATGAGGTTTTGCTCCATTAAGGGCAGGTGGTGCTGTATCAGCAGGTGTCGGTTGTGGGGTTGAATGAGCTGATGGTAAAACCATATCTCTCCAACGACGTACCAAATCTTTTGCACGCTTGGCCAGGGCATCATTATTCGTCTTTCTTCGTAGttcgttaatatatttacCAAGCCTTgtaatctataatatttaaaattaattcattgtttacaaaagtttttatctaaagattaaaataaattttgtttttctctctttatgttatatatatatatatatatatatatatatatatatatacatacatacatacacgcatgcaataaaaatatatacctcCAGCACTTCTTTGGTGATCGTCGTCTTTTCCAGGGCCGTAATGACATCAACAACAGCTCCCATGTCAACGAcctacaaaatatatatattttttgtttacattttGGAAGAGTTATAAttccaaaatctttttaatctaaatacataattatatgaatagtttaattattttttattgaagaaaaagatgttatatatactaaaataaaattaaattgttataataaaatcaacaataaagtgatataaaaaagtaattaaatgtGTTTGCAcattcatattaattttacatattccAACCTATTAAAGATTTTTGTCTTTGCATGTTACAACTATCAACTAATTTACAtcaccttttttcttctaatattaattatcacaaATGGAATAGGCATATTCAACaccattaaaattattaagtaacagtattatatttcaaatatcaatataatgaAAGTTAtactaaataaatttcatgagCCAAGCATATGATTCTACATGCAAGACAAAAGTTAGAAATGAGAATtacaataaatagaaaataatttgtcgttatctataaagataaatcaatGAACACATCAAATAAAAGGATTCGACACGTGTAcgtaaaaatatgtttattagaTCGATCAGGTAAGGCTTGCAAAGCAATAACGAAACGTAATCAGATCGAATCATTACGAGCTAGCGTATCAATATGTCAACGTGAAACGACAAAAGAAACCAATCGCATGAAACaaataactgtttttttttaagaacgcATAACATACGAACGCGATTCTACTTTCGAAACAAGCCAAAACTTATGTTGTTTAGTGTTTCGACCAACAGAATAGATACACCGTAAGAGAAAAAGGcgactgagagaaagagaaagagatatatatatatacacatatacgtagtacgtaagtatgtatgtatgtgtatatatctatatatatatatatattagaatcaTGTGCAATTGTGCACGACATCGTACGTACAACGTACGATATTCGTCAACCGACACGACGatataattaagataaaagaCAAAACGACGAGAAGAAACGAGGGAAGTTCGTTGACAGAAATCAAGAACTACTGGTGAAACGAATGTCATGCGTATCCTGGAGACGTGTTTCCGTAGTACcagggaaggaagaagaaaaattgtatgcGTAGATGATTTagcatgaaagaaagagagaaagaaagagagaaagagagagagagagagacagagagaaagagagagatatatagaaagagagagagaaagagagagagagagagagaacgagagagacagacaaaaagagagaacgagaaagagaaagagagagagaaagagaggttaAGCCTCCAGGTTGTCGAGAACGCGCTCACGGATGGATATGCAAGCGAGCGCACACAATCTCGTAATGGTAGGAGGGAAAGGGTATATGTTTCGTGGAGCGATATCCACACGTACGTGATAGCACGTAAGATGGATCACCCACACGCAGAGCCGTCGCTACACTACATTCTCGACGGCTCTCGCGCACGCCACTGGTACAGGCACACGGCGCACGGGGGATCGAGAGTGGCCCGATAGCCGTTTGCGCGAGCGGACGGACGGCGCATCGCGGATTCACTCCGCTACTTACATTGTATTCCTTGTCAAGggattttaataatctttcggTGAGCTCCGTGCAATATCTCTGCATCGGGGGGGCACACTTTGGGCCCTCGCGGGGAGTTTAGGTTAGCGGAAAATCGGCTCCACGCGTACGAGTGTCGCGAATACGAGAGCACAGGGGGACTTGCAATGGCGACTACTGAACTGTGCTCCTTCGCATGCCCTCCCTGCCTCCCGAGTGCCTCCTAGTCGCGGCCCAAGCATCGTCCCTAGCCCCACGCCGCCTCATACCGCCGGAGGAGCGCTACTAGCTCCTTCTCGCGGTTGGACGAGCTCTGCTCACCGACCTCCCTCCGCCTCCCTCGTCCATCCCTACCGACGATGCCCCCAAACGACGAGGacgctcgtcgcgccctctatcGATGTCTTTTACCATTTACACGCATCTACCGTCCcctctcagtctctctctctctctctttctatccgtctatctatctatctatccatccatctatctgtctttctttctctttctttctctttctccgtattcccctctcactctttcactctcttctcCCCTCTTCTTGCTTCCACCTTCATGCTTTGTAAATGCACACCGCGACATCCATCGCCGCCGTTCTTCCTTGTCGCTGCTTCTTGTCCACCTTGTAGAAGCTTCCACCAAGCTACCTCAGTTTTCTGCCCGCTTCTCGCCGTTTATCCGTTCGGTTCCGTCCacttatatttacatttcaaACTCAATGCACACCGAACGTATTTTTCAGTCGCGTCCGATCATTTGGCGACTCTCGTTCGGCTCCTCCATTATTCTCGATGCTCCCCGATTTTATGTGATGTAATAATTCAATCGATCTGCGAAGTATAATCCTGTCTTTTGATCATAGTTTCTTCGTTACGATATTAGATCGTCGTTATATTCCTTTTGTGTTCTATCGAAATATGTGCAACAACGACGTCTGTCGAATTACGTGAAAATATGTGTTTTTGCTGAACACatcctttttttcatccatattTCTTCAGATACCTTTGTTCTTAAACGAACGGATTAAATACGATCAACTATACTTTGTGCATTATATGATCCTCGAATATAAGctcgtaatttttatttttatattgtttttatatacattgcTGAATATTGAAACAGTGTCGTTtattaaaggaaagaaatatttcatatgtttctaaaatatatatcatattattgttCTTTGTCACAAGAGAtgtacgatcgattttttatttcatatcaagattttttaaattactctGTATAGGGCGTATAACACATGGTAAAATGCAACTACGTTCGAGATAACGTCAGGCAAAAAACATGTCTATcataaatcgatagaaaaataatgaacatttattgagaaagtataaaatatttttattattatttatttttatgcatttatatttattccgtataaaatgtaataaaataaatcgctAGTTTTTGCTCAAAATATGTTTGCTTATTCGAAGAAATGATTTGTTCGTAATTAGAGTTTGTCTATATTCCGATTAATGCAATTCTTCGTCCCGAGAGGAAAAACCTTTCGGTTATTTATGTTTCTTCAAaacgaattaatattacaCCACGTTTCTTTTATACGCAGCTTGTGATGTTtccaatatataatacatagcaAATGATACACATTTTTACTGCATTGTTGCAAAAATGTGATTGGTTAAACGTTTAACATTATGATTGGCTGAGAATTAAAGTGCATGCGATAGATGAAATTGATTGGTTGTGAGACCAGATAGGAATATATCGGATCAACCAATTATTGAGCAGGATTGATGTACTCTTAATACAGGAATGTAACATATTAAAACTTATGAATAGATAACGTATTAGAAATCATGAATAGATAATATTGGTTGGTAATAAAGCTGTAATAAGCTTtagttgtattatttttattagtgtTATTGCAAACAACATGTATTAAAGCTCTGG carries:
- the LOC127066637 gene encoding mediator of RNA polymerase II transcription subunit 26 isoform X2, which codes for MVLNMPIPFVIINIRRKKVVDMGAVVDVITALEKTTITKEVLEITRLGKYINELRRKTNNDALAKRAKDLVRRWRDMVLPSAHSTPQPTPADTAPPALNGAKPHSPALRCFKPQSPAVRCLKPQSPLLRDATPLRVISPALSVHSDHSRSPNAASNKQSITLTSNHRISSDVPPTHGSSSQNHLIEAVPRTHSSNKRLRKDVCKDQHNYQEHESDSITECEPFVKRQRLNGENISGNLNSQVPSPTLKERISHHFVESSTDPDDSGPKKRGRKKGSKSVKKQPYIEDRVKEKLASISRNPKLKTTQELLADLQARGSNSSINSNALPSQSVEPPSMEDVLRSNNEQVSKFLRCTPNNTSRKSTVSETSLQNRLKSTENCCEISSKCQETSAVYEESPQSTQNQPQSHQDLSVEEILAKLPPLDPSSIDWSDCEIEPNEDQNGTVYPPQEVSAEDLERLHTQCVEGLNGNFHPKLLSLTNNNETSEKEEGVSELNVMNSEHSQTGEEFREWHQMLARPSCDGQILHILPYVIID
- the LOC127066637 gene encoding mediator of RNA polymerase II transcription subunit 26 isoform X3, whose product is MDVAVVDMGAVVDVITALEKTTITKEVLEITRLGKYINELRRKTNNDALAKRAKDLVRRWRDMVLPSAHSTPQPTPADTAPPALNGAKPHSPALRCFKPQSPAVRCLKPQSPLLRDATPLRVISPALSVHSDHSRSPNAASNKQSITLTSNHRISSDVPPTHGSSSQNHLIEAVPRTHSSNKRLRKDVCKDQHNYQEHESDSITECEPFVKRQRLNGENISGNLNSQVPSPTLKERISHHFVESSTDPDDSGPKKRGRKKGSKSVKKQPYIEDRVKEKLASISRNPKLKTTQELLADLQARGSNSSINSNALPSQSVEPPSMEDVLRSNNEQVSKFLRCTPNNTSRKSTVSETSLQNRLKSTENCCEISSKCQETSAVYEESPQSTQNQPQSHQDLSVEEILAKLPPLDPSSIDWSDCEIEPNEDQNGTVYPPQEVSAEDLERLHTQCVEGLNGNFHPKLLSLTNNNETSEKEEGVSELNVMNSEHSQTGEEFREWHQMLARPSCDGQILHILPYVIID
- the LOC127066637 gene encoding mediator of RNA polymerase II transcription subunit 26 isoform X4; amino-acid sequence: MGAVVDVITALEKTTITKEVLEITRLGKYINELRRKTNNDALAKRAKDLVRRWRDMVLPSAHSTPQPTPADTAPPALNGAKPHSPALRCFKPQSPAVRCLKPQSPLLRDATPLRVISPALSVHSDHSRSPNAASNKQSITLTSNHRISSDVPPTHGSSSQNHLIEAVPRTHSSNKRLRKDVCKDQHNYQEHESDSITECEPFVKRQRLNGENISGNLNSQVPSPTLKERISHHFVESSTDPDDSGPKKRGRKKGSKSVKKQPYIEDRVKEKLASISRNPKLKTTQELLADLQARGSNSSINSNALPSQSVEPPSMEDVLRSNNEQVSKFLRCTPNNTSRKSTVSETSLQNRLKSTENCCEISSKCQETSAVYEESPQSTQNQPQSHQDLSVEEILAKLPPLDPSSIDWSDCEIEPNEDQNGTVYPPQEVSAEDLERLHTQCVEGLNGNFHPKLLSLTNNNETSEKEEGVSELNVMNSEHSQTGEEFREWHQMLARPSCDGQILHILPYVIID
- the LOC127066637 gene encoding mediator of RNA polymerase II transcription subunit 26 isoform X1 → MQRYCTELTERLLKSLDKEYNVVDMGAVVDVITALEKTTITKEVLEITRLGKYINELRRKTNNDALAKRAKDLVRRWRDMVLPSAHSTPQPTPADTAPPALNGAKPHSPALRCFKPQSPAVRCLKPQSPLLRDATPLRVISPALSVHSDHSRSPNAASNKQSITLTSNHRISSDVPPTHGSSSQNHLIEAVPRTHSSNKRLRKDVCKDQHNYQEHESDSITECEPFVKRQRLNGENISGNLNSQVPSPTLKERISHHFVESSTDPDDSGPKKRGRKKGSKSVKKQPYIEDRVKEKLASISRNPKLKTTQELLADLQARGSNSSINSNALPSQSVEPPSMEDVLRSNNEQVSKFLRCTPNNTSRKSTVSETSLQNRLKSTENCCEISSKCQETSAVYEESPQSTQNQPQSHQDLSVEEILAKLPPLDPSSIDWSDCEIEPNEDQNGTVYPPQEVSAEDLERLHTQCVEGLNGNFHPKLLSLTNNNETSEKEEGVSELNVMNSEHSQTGEEFREWHQMLARPSCDGQILHILPYVIID